A stretch of the Aphis gossypii isolate Hap1 chromosome 2, ASM2018417v2, whole genome shotgun sequence genome encodes the following:
- the LOC114129698 gene encoding uncharacterized protein LOC114129698 encodes MARLETVQFLAVIVIIVQHLTHLVDCEDKRIVIVMPRRIKTIHHHHHHVVLMDPKTKTMTHTKPYSDKLSSSSVSSSSAEVDYQQQRDRHRQYQRQRQLQQQQQQQSETAESHPQSYLDQRTTIRTSDSHTAYPVSQLQPLQTYYSWPGRQKRSKVIARLVHTRD; translated from the exons ATGGCGCGTCTCGAGACTGTGCAATTTTTGGCTGTC ATCGTGATCATCGTACAACATTTGACACATTTGGTCGACTGTGAAGACAAAAG GATCGTAATTGTCATGCCCCGGCGGATCAAGACAATACATCACCACCATCACCACGTGGTGCTGATGGATCCAAAAACGAAAACTATGACGCACACAAAACCCTACTCGGATAAATTATCGTCGTCGTCTGTCTCGTCCTCGTCGGCCGAGGTAGACTATCAGCAGCAACGAGATCGGCATCGTCAATATCAACGCCAACGGCAActgcaacagcagcagcagcagcaatcTGAGACAGCCGAAAGTCATCCACAGTCGTACTTAGATCAGCGGACGACCATTAGAACCAGTGATTCACACACGGCGTATCCAGTCTCACAATTGCAGCCGTTACAGACGTACTACTCTTGGCCGGGCAGGCAGAAGAGGTCCAAAGTCATAGCTAGACTGGTGCACACCCGTGATTGA